A single Armatimonadota bacterium DNA region contains:
- a CDS encoding MFS transporter — protein MVTSDQRRDTASTARAKALVAAVLAAGAVTVAIVVGSGWFRRFDPALAAYASATVFAAFAIAYRFVMWVQRPPTWHYFTAGLRLFFRPDRLAANLVRLVVLFWNDIVAQTFIEKRSTKRWLAHMSLAWGCLLAFAITFPLSWGWIQFGVAANGHDYVVEFMGLPTIAFPPDSFLAFLFFNGLNISAVMVLVGVGLAMHRRVFESGARAVQTLANDFMPLFLLFSVAVTGLMLTASYRLMGGSHFSFISLLHAFTVIVFLLWLPFGKFFHVIQRPAQIGVAYYKTEGAEGPQAACARSGQEYQSLLHHDDLVNVMRQVGQDFGPHQDLSPQEKRKLVALNQAALIDGVPFVG, from the coding sequence ATGGTGACCAGCGATCAACGGCGCGATACGGCTTCCACGGCACGGGCCAAAGCGCTCGTCGCGGCCGTCCTGGCCGCCGGCGCGGTGACCGTCGCGATCGTGGTCGGTTCCGGTTGGTTCCGTCGGTTCGACCCGGCCCTCGCCGCGTACGCGTCGGCCACCGTTTTCGCCGCGTTCGCGATCGCCTACCGCTTCGTGATGTGGGTACAACGCCCACCGACCTGGCACTATTTTACGGCGGGTCTGCGACTGTTCTTCCGACCGGACCGCCTCGCCGCCAACCTTGTCCGCCTGGTCGTCCTGTTCTGGAACGACATCGTGGCCCAGACCTTCATCGAGAAACGGAGCACCAAACGGTGGCTCGCCCACATGTCGCTCGCCTGGGGCTGCCTGCTCGCGTTCGCGATCACGTTCCCGCTCAGTTGGGGTTGGATCCAGTTCGGCGTGGCCGCCAACGGCCATGACTATGTCGTCGAATTCATGGGCCTTCCGACGATCGCCTTTCCTCCGGACAGCTTCCTAGCGTTCCTGTTCTTCAACGGGTTGAACATCAGCGCCGTGATGGTGCTCGTCGGAGTGGGTCTTGCCATGCACCGCCGGGTCTTCGAGAGCGGGGCTAGGGCCGTCCAGACCTTGGCCAACGACTTTATGCCCCTGTTCCTGTTGTTCTCCGTCGCGGTCACGGGCCTGATGTTGACGGCGAGCTATCGGCTGATGGGGGGTTCGCACTTTTCGTTCATCTCGCTCTTGCACGCGTTCACCGTCATCGTCTTCCTGCTTTGGTTGCCGTTCGGGAAGTTCTTCCACGTCATCCAGCGGCCCGCTCAGATCGGAGTGGCCTACTACAAGACGGAAGGGGCCGAGGGGCCTCAGGCTGCTTGCGCCCGCAGCGGGCAGGAGTATCAGTCCCTTCTTCACCACGACGACCTCGTCAACGTCATGCGCCAGGTCGGGCAAGACTTCGGGCCGCACCAAGACTTGAGCCCTCAGGAGAAGAGGAAGCTCGTCGCATTGAACCAAGCCGCACTGATCGACGGCGTTCCGTTCGTCGGTTAG
- a CDS encoding Rieske 2Fe-2S domain-containing protein, whose protein sequence is MKDERLASEFPIDWDDDSYVSRREFFRFMTLASGGLAVGTSAVALVTSLPMKPEEHRPLKIASVDDVPPGSSVAFAYPGDKDVCILIRRRTGEFAAYSRRCTHLSCPVDFDPSAERLVCPCHNGAFAVEDGRVLQGPPPEPLPRIALEIRDGAVWAVGVRRGEGGRA, encoded by the coding sequence ATGAAAGACGAACGCTTGGCATCTGAGTTTCCGATCGATTGGGACGACGACTCTTACGTGTCCCGTCGCGAGTTCTTCCGTTTCATGACGCTCGCCAGCGGCGGCCTGGCCGTCGGGACTTCGGCGGTCGCCCTCGTCACGTCGCTGCCCATGAAGCCCGAGGAGCACCGTCCCCTCAAAATCGCGTCCGTGGACGACGTGCCCCCCGGTAGTTCGGTGGCTTTCGCCTATCCGGGAGACAAGGACGTCTGCATCTTGATCCGAAGGCGTACAGGCGAGTTCGCGGCCTATTCCCGCCGCTGTACCCACCTCTCTTGTCCGGTCGACTTCGACCCGAGCGCCGAGAGGCTCGTCTGCCCGTGCCATAACGGTGCCTTCGCGGTGGAGGACGGCCGTGTCCTGCAAGGCCCGCCTCCGGAACCGTTGCCGCGGATCGCGCTCGAGATACGGGACGGAGCGGTCTGGGCCGTCGGCGTTCGACGTGGCGAGGGAGGGCGGGCGTGA
- a CDS encoding 4Fe-4S dicluster domain-containing protein: protein MMEKRFYIDPSRCIGCNACVAACAECDTHAGVSMIHLETVARGDTVQTTPVVCMHCDDPACAAVCPADAIKRTPDGVVQSSLKPRCIGCTNCVFACPFGVPKYDAQIDQMMKCDMCYDRTSVGKKPMCATVCPSQALFFGTAEEIAAQRGGTPVNEFRFGGKVVTTKVSLMMPAGHARLDVKTGVLVRKTDLLESARIR, encoded by the coding sequence ATGATGGAGAAAAGGTTCTACATCGATCCGAGCCGGTGTATCGGATGCAACGCTTGCGTGGCAGCGTGCGCCGAGTGCGACACGCACGCCGGCGTTTCGATGATCCATCTGGAGACGGTCGCGCGGGGCGACACCGTGCAGACGACCCCGGTCGTCTGCATGCACTGCGACGATCCCGCGTGCGCCGCCGTTTGCCCGGCGGACGCGATCAAACGGACACCGGACGGTGTCGTCCAAAGCTCTCTGAAACCCAGGTGCATCGGATGTACGAACTGTGTGTTCGCCTGTCCCTTCGGTGTGCCGAAGTACGACGCGCAGATCGACCAAATGATGAAGTGCGACATGTGCTACGACCGCACCTCCGTCGGTAAGAAGCCGATGTGCGCGACGGTGTGCCCGTCACAAGCCCTGTTCTTCGGTACGGCCGAGGAGATCGCCGCGCAGCGCGGCGGGACGCCCGTCAACGAGTTCCGGTTCGGCGGCAAGGTCGTCACGACCAAGGTCAGCCTGATGATGCCCGCCGGGCACGCGCGGTTGGACGTGAAGACAGGCGTCCTCGTCCGCAAGACCGACCTGCTCGAGAGTGCGAGGATCCGATGA